caataaataatacatatcaaaacaatgtaTTAGAAATACTGTATGATATTAATACTAGATTGAGCAAACATTTTAAGGTATAGTTACTGTTAACTTTTAACAACAAAATCTGGAACAGAAGGGACAAAGTATTTCTAATCtaatctaaaaaaaacaaacttaaagCTAACAGAGAATATTGGCAAAttgcacacacacaaaatacaaCAGGTAGCACCCAATAGCCACAAAAATGAAATAGTTATCAGTGAATTAACAGTAAAAGGTGACCCCtaacaaaataaataacataCTAATCAGAGTCATATGGATGAAGTATCTTAAAAACCATATTACGTTTTATATTTCTGATTGATTCTGGTGGAGGTTTTTTAACAGGCAATTGTTTCTTAGGTAAAGGTTTATTCTTCTTTGCTTGAGCTTTTTCTGCTAGAACATCCTCAATCTGATTCCTGCAAAAAGTTCATGAGGAAACCATTGAACACTGGTCTTCTTAAAaaatgcaaattctaaaaaaaCCAACACCACCAAAAACtagcaaaatttatattttcagtcACTCAAGTGTTGTGTTGTTTCAATAACTTGCATATGGAACTTCCCATTGACTTGCTGGCTTATAGAATATTTGTCTATACTATTATTCATCCTACGATTGTTGCGATTTTCATCGTTCGTGTATTCAGAATTATCTTTTCCAGGGTAAATGCATGCATAGGCCTGGTCAACATGAGGATATAGATTATCACGATTTCTATAACGATTTTGAAAACCTTCACCGTTGACTCGAAACATGCACAGTTCACTCCTGCAATTAATGCAAAGTAGTATGTAAATTTCAATGGTTAGGCTTACTCTCGACTTTGTTTAAATTTCAACACACAATTAAACACTATGATAttcaaaaatttt
This genomic window from Ostrea edulis chromosome 4, xbOstEdul1.1, whole genome shotgun sequence contains:
- the LOC125668354 gene encoding uncharacterized protein LOC125668354 isoform X1; its protein translation is MAESAYHMEALRRQRVIDRKKVALDKMTNGGNQDSYENVEQTNAKNPILFSGPGDYDTNRSELCMFRVNGEGFQNRYRNRDNLYPHVDQAYACIYPGKDNSEYTNDENRNNRRMNNSIDKYSISQQVNGKFHMQVIETTQHLSD